The genomic window GATGCTTGTATTAGTGAaagtttgagtctttaatgCTTGGGAATGGGAAACAGAccccttttttatattatggacttcaaaaatgtgttttgtATGATTTTACATTGGTTTCTTGAGAAGTGCTTCAACACTGATTTATATGATTGCTTGGTGTTTGTGCCAGTGCAATTATCAATCGTTGTGGATTTAATAGTGAAGGCATTGTAGCTGTTGCAAAGCGATTGGGTGCACAACATGGGAAACGGAAGTTGGATGAAACTTCAAGCGCTTCATCTACCTCGAACAATGATGTCAAACACGGAGGCAAAGCTGGCCCTGGCATTCTCGGGGTCAATCTGGGGAAGAACAAAACAAGTGAAGATGCTGCTGCAGATTATGTACAAGGGGTTCATTCATTATCCCAATATTCTGATTACTTGGTagaactttctttcttttcattcttttttcttctgtttcttgTATACGTTATTGACACAATTTACTAGGGTGGTCTATTGACGCTCCATCTAGCTTTATTTTCCTCACACTTGTATGTATACTGTggaaatgaaagatgaaagatgGAGTGCCAATAGCATGACTCTTTTATCTAGTCAAACACATGACAGGCTAAGAGGAATTGAATTCTGTTTAATGTGATTTGGTGTTCCTTTGTCTTGTATAGGTAATTAATGTGTCATCACCCAATACTCCTGGATTGCGTATGCTTCAGGGAAGAAAGCAGTTGAAGGACCTTGTTAAGAAGGTGTGGATGCTTATGCCTGACTCGCACTTCTCTTGAAATAGTGTGATGCTGagttaaacttttttctttctttttttggcttttcatTTAGGTCCAAGCTGCTCGTGATGAAATGCAATGGGGTGAGGAGGGTCCTCCTCCATTGCTTGTGAAAATTGCACCTGACTTGTCAAAGGAAGACCTTGAAGACATTGCAGCAGTGTGTAACCGCTCCTATTTTTCATCTCTGTTCTCCACTTCCACATGCATCACTCTTATAGTTCCCTGTTTGTGATTTTGTGTAGGTTGCTCTTGCACTCCGCTTGGATGGTCTGGTATGTTTTATTCCCGTCAAGAACTCCATCTGCTTCACTTTTAGCAGGACATTCATGTTTTGGTGTTCAGAACTTTGGTTACTTGTCAGATGAATGAAGCTtttctgattaattttttaaaattaattaatgacctGGTTACAGGTATGGTGGATGGTGTAGTCCCTGGGTTACTTGCATGAAACAGTAATTTAGTGGTtccaattgttttaatttaattaaatacctATGGACATCACATGTTCTACTGTAATGCATGACTCTAGTGTGTGTCCTTGGTATTAGCAATATCCCTGGCTCCAACCCATTTACTATGTGGTGGAATGTGATTTTTCACCTGGATATGTTCCTTTTATATTCCTGTTGTGGTTAGGCTTGAAGGTAATGGAGGGATTAATTGTAGTTGCGGAAGTTGATATCATGCAATTAGATCACATCACATTACGATATCTATATTGAAAACTTCTCATAACTAAAACTAAACTATCTGTCTACATATAGTTGCAAGTGCAGCCTAAAAACGAACAAAATATAATAGCCTGttagttattcttttttttcttttttttatcatattcttGGTTTAATGATTGgagtaaatttaaaatatatttctccAATCAGTCGTATTTTGTTAATTTGGTTTTTGtagagaagaagatgatgctTTCATGCTGTCCAGTAATAGCAGTAATATGATTTTTGTGGATGAAGTTGCAATAATGATGTATgcctacacacacacacacaactcaCTGCAGAATAAGGGCATTATGTCCACACAGTCATGTTACTCTCTAATCAATGCTGATTTTAGCTTCTTCTCTTGGGATAGATTATATCAAATACAACCATTTCAAGACCAGATTCTGTAAACAAATCCCCAGTGGCCGAGGAAACTGGTGGCTTGAGTGGGAAACCTCTCCTCAATCTGTCTACCAATATCTTAAAGGAGATGTTTATTTTGACAAGGGTATGTTGGCTGttcttatgataattttaaattaaattcaaacgCATCCTCAGTGTTCTCCATAGCTCTCAACTGCCGCGCTGCCAGGTTCAAAATGGTAGTTCTAAAAGAAAAGGTCCAATTATCATATGCTTTGTATTGTATCATAATTTCCAATGTAATCCGgctcattttcttcctttttaataGACAATCCTCTATAGACACCCTAATTTACCCCATGGTCAGATGCTTGTTTTCCCATGATTGCTTTCCTCCCCTCGTTTCATGTTATCtagtaaaacccttttttattcTGCTGTCCGTTGTACTATTGGATTTTATGTATAAccattttatagttattttccCTGATAATTGAATAACATGGTTATATTTTCTGTAAAACATGCTATCTTACACTGTTTGGCTGAATCATGTATTAGTTCTTTTTTGCTATTAGTTCATATTGTCACGGGTTATTTGTTGAGCGTGCATATTTTGTCTCATTCCAGGGAAAGATTCCTTTGATAGGCTGTGGGGGTGTTTTCAGGTAAAATCTAAAGAATGCATCTTAAATTCGTTACTGTCATTAACATGATGACTGCTTCACAAATTCATTATCTGAACTTAAATTACTTGCTGTCAACTCAGTGGTGAGGATGCATACAAAAAAGTAAGAGCTGGAGCAACTCTTGTTCAGCTTTATACAGGATTTGCCTACGGCGGACCTGCCCTAATTCCTCGAATAAAGGTAACGTTGCAATCTGTTTCTGCATTGTGGGCGCCTGAAGGCAacatctagaaaataaaatgttttctattttatggaaaatgcactttttttttctctattggaTTCTGAATGACTTTTGCATAGAGCTTATGTTCATAGCAAAGCATCCTTTTGGGAGATGGTTGCATTTATGATTAATGAATCAGAAATACAAGAGTAATAATTATAACATAGGAAATTGTTACAAATTGTTTCCAAATGCAATATAATAGCCGGGCCTTCTTGCAGGCTGAGCTGGCCGAGTGCTTAGAAAGGGATGGTTTCAAGTCCATCTCGGAGGCAGTTGGTGCAGATTATAGGTAGTGTATCCCAGGTTTTTCAACAATGAGAGAGAAGACTGTCGCAGCATGCAGGCAATACACCATAACAGAAACAAATGGAAAGAACGAACATAAAACATATGGAGATCTCAGCTCTATATTTATTTCGTTTGTTGAGCAATCTTTACTCTATTAACTAGTCGCTACAGTTTTGTTTTATCTCAGTTCTCCCCTGCAAAATCCCCAGTCCCTTTTTCTGATGTTTTCTGTACAATAAGAACAAGTTTGGAGGGAAATAGAAATTCCAGGAAAGAGGGTTGTGAGTTTTGCTATCGTACAGAATACACTTTTtcctaatataaattttaagatgtGCTAGCCTATCGCCAATTGGTCCAATGCACTTGCCAGATTTCAAGATGAGTTGAGTTATTTATCCATCGATTTTATGGTAAAGATATTCATGTAGTTTCttatatatgcatatatatgAAGATTAAGTTACATTTGATATGGtttctttaaattgttttttaacttttgattaaatTAGAAGTTAGAATTCCTTAACTTTTAacttagaaattttaatttataccatcttttttttttaagaaacttgctttgaatgtttttatcatgaatttttttatttatttaaaatcattttttattgtaaattatttatgaaaataacttttgaattaTAATGTGGTGATTGAAGACATGctttcttttatgaatttgGGTTCAAACCTTGAAGCTAgcgcttaattttttttattaaattcttaatgGATTGGGTTGATGTGGGAGTGCTTTGGTATGATTGACCACTTAAAAAGGAGTTTAGTCTCAAGTGACATAaactagtttaaaaataatctttatcattgaataaaaaaattaagttaaaagttaatttttgtaCTATATTGAAAATCAACACTAATATTCAACCCATTATCTCAAAGATTcattaatatattcaaaaatttatttgggtTTGAAATCAACCTTCCAGGGAGGCTGTAAGGAGGGCCGAAAGTTGTTGGAACTTCGAAGAAGCAGTTGCGTCGCGTCAGCTCCTGTTTGAGCTTCTTTCCTGCATCCAAATGGGAATAGGTTTGCTACTATGTATTGAGTGTGAAATGATGTACCTTTGGTCCAAATTTGGTGATATTTAGATATCGTTTGGACTGGTTTTGGAGTTGGCAAAAAAAAGAGATACTGTTGCTGTCACCAGGAACATTCACTATCAAGGCTTCTGTGTTGATGCTAGTTCAAgggtttcatgattttctttttagctGAAATCTGACTGAGATGAATGTGGATGTGTTTGAGATATTCTTGTAAAATCTGGTAGTCTTTAGAGTAGGTTTGGGCAAATTTCGGAATTGGAAAACCGAAGGCGTGCTGCTGTCTCCCTGGAGACGGTCTGCAGCCCGAGCTTCTGTTTTCACATCTGTTCAAGCCTGTTGTTAAGGAATTTTGGGATGGAATTTGTTTGGGATGTTGGAATAGATGTGAAGAAACCTTGGGAAAATCTTGGAATTTTTTAGAATAGTGGAAAGTCGTGATTCATGGGAGTGAAGAGCTGGTGCACAGATTCTGTCCTGGAGAAGCTTATTGCAGCAGCTACTGTGTCTTCAGGTCTGTTCAAGGTTCATATGAAGGAGGTTTTTTGTGAAATTATTCTGAGGTTATCTCAAGTTATCAGGAAGTTTAGGTAAAAAGTTGGGCAATGTTGTCtgttgcttttttctttctcccccCGCCAACCATGGCTGCTCGAGTTTCTCCCTTTTAACTTTGTCGTATCATGGTTTCCTACTCATCCCACTCCCAATGCCTTCCTACTCACCCCACAACATCGTgccttccttcttttttttctttttacacttCAGtccttgtttcttcttctttcatccaCTTTGCTCACTaaatttttgtgttcttttctttctttctttcttttatgaaaaatctttagaaaaagtggatcaaaatatatttgtttttcatgaaatCTTGAGGTTTGTACTTTGTTGTTGTGGTGATGAACATGAAGGTGGTAATGACGATGAAGCTTCACACGGGCTGTTTTCAGGTTCAGGGTCAAGTAATTCATCAAATGTTGGAACACGATATGTTTGGTCTTGGGACAGGGTATTTTGGGAGGCTTTCAATTCCAGTGCCTTCAAGGAGAGTTAAGAGCAAGAAAGATGATAAAACCTTTGTAGCTGTTGAGAATTGAGATTGACTCATCTCGTAAGAAGAGGCCATTTCTTCTGTTCGAAAAACCGAGCCATATCAGGTTTTAGCCTCCTGAAACATCGAGCCCTAATGCGGTAGACAATCAAAGTACTGGTTCGTGAACTTCTTTGTGAAACTCGGTcgatttgtgtgtgtgtatatatatatatatatatatatatatatatatctcatatttttactttcacaGCAGGGTATTATCCATCGCTGTGGAGCACTCGCTTAGTGGTTGAATTTGGTGGAGATTTTCTTCTGCAGCGTCATCCCACCCGTGCATATGATATCAGCTTCCCATTTAGCACTGTTTGTATTAAAAAGGCTTACCAAGCAATCGAAGCAGcttcttataaaatttaaaataataattatgaattcaaaatttgatttgttagtttaaataaaatagatggaGTATCATGTATGCAAATGAatgttagtttattttttacttgttaaCGTTAACTATAAACCAAGCTGTGAAGATTGgaaataaacacaaattaaaatattcaattaaatggCTTATCAACTTGACAAGTTTATAGacaattcaaatgattgataaaactttaggataaaataacaaaaatttcaagataaaatatttttttaaaaaatattaatataacgATTTCTTGGATTTACCTTGTTTAACTTCAGTTAAACCAACATAATTAAAAGTTGATAACACAACAGGCCTAGTATGCAGGCCTAGCAAACGATGCTTGTGGgcctgattttttattttctccaatTCTTTTCTAACGCGTGACACGTCTCTTGTTGCGATAGTTATCCTATCATTTAATTGACTAGTTAACAATAAactcttataattaaaaaaatcatattccaAGTATCTGGACcctaaaattctattttagacttattttcatctaaaaagtatctcaaaatatcataagaaCCTTAATAAACTCATTCTCAATCTCCAAACAGTACCCTAAAATCACTTCAAAAAGTGAAGatgaagagaattaaaaaaaaaaaaaggaactatttctatatttttttcggCATGTTTACAAGGAAACATCATCGCCATTGAGCTCAAATCGAGAAAACAAACTTGACATTATAAGATTTTTTGGCTAACcaaacattttctttcttttttattatttttaaataatcctCTTTCTAACTCAGAAACTGgtatataaagaaaatgatgttttgataaaaaaaaaaaataaaggtaatttttttttaaaagggttgATAACACAACAGAAAAGAAAGttgcatgattgtttttttatttttatcaaatttattctttcgaagtttttttcatcaataaaatatgaaaaatataatttatcttgtaaaatcaaacattaatttaatggtACCGGTATCTTTCTCTTGTATCTTAAGAAACttatagaaatttattcaaaataaattatgagataTTTCATCCTATTTACAAGGATGTAATTGGAAAAACATAAacgtttaaaaaattaaatatctaaagaaaacaaaggatcACGGGACTCTCcaaatcttttaagtttttgttaatgttttgtcCGTCGCTTCAAGAACTCCGGAAATTCAGAGTCATGTTGTCTACTTTCTTCAGTAGCTTACGACTGCTTAACGAAAGGAAAACCTGCTGGTCACTTTACTCATATTTTCTTGGTAGAAGCCTCATCAGGGACTGAGCCAGAAGCAACGGTGGCACTGACTAACTTAGCTGGTGAGAAGACAGTAGTGATAGTTGCTGGTGCCCCAAGAGACTGTTCAGGCTGGGCCAGTCTGATATTGTGAGGAAGAACGGACTGAAGATATCCTACTTTTAATAAAGAATTCACGAGAGCAAAGCCACACAGCAGTTTAGATCTGTTGTAAATCAGATGATACTTGCAGCTTTGCACCATTCTCCTATATCTAAGCTGCTCTTTCATTACAACAGTAAGCTACTATCGTAACAACTTAAACTCTTATATGCTTGGAATTTTGCAGGTCAATTGATGTCATATGTTGCCCTTAAGGGCATGATTCTGCGTTGTCATTGACGAAGGACcaaatgttaataaaataaagagcagATTAaatagaaggatgaaattgaagcaaataaaagaaagaggacCAAATAGAGACAAAGTTAGGAATAGATGGATCAATACACCATTAACCCAATTTTAATAATCAGACAAAAAGCTACTCTGTCAGTTTCCTGCTCCAGTCCTAGGTTTCTTTGGTAATAGATTTCTTAACACTAAAGTCTTCGTCTTGGCCAGCGGGGCTTTGCTTTTAAATAAATGTTCTTCCCTCCCTCTCAAGTGCCAGCCTAACCTTTTGCCACTTCAAATGGGATCACGCCGGGCGCGTCCATCTTGCTGACATGGTGACTATACAGATACAGAAAAAGGATGTTGAAAATATAGGCTAAAAAAGAAACACGataaaggagaagagaaaagaaattccCATAAAGAAAGAGGTGTTGAAGATCAGGACATGAATCATTACCGCATTGTTAAGTTTTCCTGCTTTTTTCAACTTAAAACATCAGAAGCAGCTCCAGTaccactataaaaaaaaaggcactcAAGCAGCTCCAGTGTTGAGTTCAAGATCCTTAGGTAAGCaactcctttcttcttctttcattgcttttctttttattatttttggctCACCGACAAAGCTTTCTTGATCCTTTTCATTTGCTTGTCATCTATATATATTCAATCTAGaaatttgtgtttgatcaatCTTTTATTTTGTGACCTATTAATTAAAGATCCCAGTTCTCCAATTTTCTGGTGGAATCACTCCCACAATACTGCAGGAACATAAGTCATAGAGAAGGTAAGACCTAaacttttgttgttattttcttgGGAACCGAATTACCGAACAATAAGTTTGAGGTATTTGTTACTTTTGGGTGTGTTTTTGTTGCAGAAGGTCAGTCAACATGTCTGGGTGTCTTGAATTCCTTAAGTGTGTACTTTGTTGTGTACAAGAACGTGAAGAAGATCCCTATGTTGTATTGGGTTCAAGGTCAAGAAATAATTCATCAGATGTTGGATCAAGTTGCTTTAGGTCTGTGGAAAGAATCAATGATAGATTTCAGAGTTTCTATAGTCGCCCATATGCACCCATATATTCCGATGATCTACCTGCATCTCCCTCTGCATTAACTCAATCTTCATCAAAATTGTTCCCCCCTTCAGCACCTCCATGGCCTGAACCCCCAGCATCATCTTCTAATCAATCTCAATCTTCACGTGCACCGGCAACAGTTCTTTCTAGACCCTCTCCATTTCAACCAGTACCTTCAACAACTGCATCGAAACCATCACCTGATCAAGCGACAACATTGTCATTCAAATCATCTCTATTACCACCTCCACCTTCAACTTCTTCATCAAAATCATCCCATCAAGATCCTATTCCTGCTTTCCATCCATCTCCATCTCCTAAACCACTCCCATCATTTCTTAAACCGCCAACTTCATCTTCTAATCAATCTCAATCTTCACGTGTACCGGCAACAGTTCTTTCTAGACCCTCTCCATTTCCATTAGTACCTTCAACAACTTCATCGAAACCATCACCTCAAGCTACAACATTGTCATTCAAATCATCTCCATTTCCACCTCCACCTTCAACTTCTTCATCAAAATCATCCCATCAAGATCCTAATCCTGCTTTCCATCCATCTCCATCTCCTAAACCACTCCCATCATTTCTTAAACCCCCAGCATCATCTTCTAAACCCTCTCCATCTTCATCTAAAGCATCCCCATCTTCACGGCCAGGACCATCTTCATCATCCTCTAAGCAGCCTCCATCCTTCAAACCAACTCTATCTCTGGCTTCCccaaatttaattaatgagCAGACAAAAGTCAGCTACTCGTTGGTTCAAAAGGTTATGTCACCTATTTACGCGGTTCCCAAGGATATTGAGGACTTGATCAAGAGAGACATAGTGCCTGAAGTTCTTAATGAAATGTTGTCTCCTTCCACATACAAGGATTATTTTGCTGCCCTTCTGTATGCCGAGGACTTCTACATTGAGGTAATGAAAAAATGCATCCCTTCTGATGTACACATTAGAAGGATATGAGCACGATCTACACCTAAAAAGCTTGTCATGGAAACTTTTTGCCTCTACATTGCAAATGATGTTCATGATGATCATTGAGAGTGACATTTTGTTTGAAGTAATCTACAAACTGAAATACGAGGGAAGGCTGACCAAACTTTTTTCATAGCTATAATTACCAGAGCTAGCGTATTAGTGGTTGGACAGATTAAATTTAATGAGTCACATTTAATGAGTCACATTAAGGTTAAAAGAGGCAAAATGAAGGGCTTCCTAAGGTGCTGTATGAAGAGTTTTTAAGTTCTTACTTGTTTCATTCTGTATATAGAGTATAATGTTCTTGTTTGTGCACTGAGATTTGGATAAATGTATGCCTCGTTTGAATCAGAAATGgagtaaatttaaattgaagaatatTGCTCTCAAGTTGAAAGATGCAGCAATCATTAAGAAGCGTGGCAGGAATGAATACTTCGGTGAAAGTCATGAAAAGGATAATAAAACCTTTGTAGAATTTGAGATTGACTCATGTCGTGAGAAGCGGCCATTTCTTTTGTCCAGAGACTTTGCCTTTGCACGACCTTCAAGTCAAAAAACCGAGCCATATCAGGTTAGCCTCCTCAACTTTCAAGCATCATGTGCTGCGTAATATGTCATTTTACTATGTGGATGGAGCAGATGTGGACTTCGTGCAGCTTGAACTTCATTTAGTGTATTGTCATCTTAACAACattaattgttaatgttttcaAATGCACACCAGGGTGTTATCTATCGCGTGGTGAGGAGCACTATTGTACTGGTTGAATTTGGCGAAGATTTTCTTTTGCAGCACCATTCAACCCGTGAATATGATGTTAGCTTCTCATTTAACAGAGTTTGTTTGAAAAGGGCTCACCAAGCGATAGAAGCCGCTTCAGAtccttcatttaaaaatttccTTTTCCCTAATTTTGTCCACAGAAAGAGTATCCCAACCTCTACACCTCTCCATTTTATCAATCATAAACTTGATGCGTATCAAAGATCTGCTGTTCACGAGATTTTGAGCTTTCGAGGACCACCACCTTATCTTGTTGAAGGTCCACTTTGTTCGAAAGAGTATTCAAAACAACTATCAAGGATTGGATTGGTGGTCCAGGAAGCAGTACTCCAAATTTATCAAAGTTCATCAAAGCATCGGATTCTTATATGTGCACCCATTAACAGAACATGTGATGTTCTGATGCAAAGCTTAAAAATTGATATTCCAGAGTCGGATATGTTTCGAGCAAATGCTGCTTTCCGGGAGATAGATGGGGTGCCTATTGACATCCTAACATCGTGTGTGTACAAAAGGGATTGTTTTACTTGTCCATCTATTCGGGAACTCAGGAAATTTAGAGTAATCTTGTCTACTTTTGTTAGTAGCTTTCGGCTGCATAATGAAGGGATAGTTGCTGGCCATTTTAGccatatttttttggtgaatgCTTCATCAGCTACTGAGCCAGAAGCAATGGTGGCTTTGGCTAATTTGGCTAGTGAGAATACAGCAGTGATAGTTACTGGTGCTCCAGGAAACCATTCAGGCTGGGTTCGTTCCAATATTGCAAGGGAGAAtgggctaatgacatcctactTCGAAAGACTTCGTGATAGCAAGCCATACTGGAATTCACATCCTAAGTTTATCATGCAGCTGGTTGATCATCCCGAGAGTAAATCAGTTGATTCTTATAGCTATGCCCATGAATCAGTATCGTATGACTAAGCTGTTCTTCCATAACTGCAACATCATAATACCCTTGAGTCACTGGATTTCTTGCAAGCTTTCTGGTTCTTTGTATATGTGTTAAATGCATGAAGAATTATGCTGTAAGTTGAAAATTGATACAATGTTGGGTTTTGGTTCTGCATTTTGCATGTTCTGTGGGATATTGATCGGTCTTCATCTGCCTCACTGACAATATAAGATTAAACCTTTCTCGGACATCTTGCTGCTGAGCTACGATGTCGCGTAGGCATATAATGTAGAACAAAACTCGCGTAGATTTTGctcaaagaaaaacacaacagctattgtttttttttattattatgcttaattatgaattgtttttggatcgttttaattattttgatgttaaaaataatttttaaaaaataaaaaaatttattttaatacatttcaaataaaatacattttaaaaaataattatcaccacactttcaaacactccttgaaaaaaaaactaatcaattaaCTATCCCTTAACTACACTAAAAACTCTCTACTAGATATTAATCTTAATATTGCatagttttaataatattaaaactctTACGAGCTCTAAATTATATGAACCACAAACtcctaattaatattaaattttaacactCCCTTTCAATATCAGTTGGCatcatgtttttctcttttctttctcttcatgaCATCTCGCTCTTATTCTATCATTACCAAACATGGATTtttttgacattgaaaaaaataatttcaacattTTGCTCAACATCAATTCTATTTTTCCAAATCATGTTCTTGTTTCTACACCTTAACTAGATTCATAGCTTTTTCAACTGAAAGTTACTAACATGCTTGAAgatctttaatttcttatatcttACATCTAATGTTATCAACCGGAGCCTTTAGTCCTGCTCTTTAACAATAATGACacaatacatatttaaaatctTTCCCTTAGAGCTTTTACTCTTAAcattattattcattaaattttctttaGACTTCTCTTAACTTGAACACTTTTTTGCATGGCAACTTCTTCCTTTTTAAGAGATGAATCATTGGATCTCCAACAACAAAAACTCTTCTCCTAAAAGGATTACTCTTCTGAACAAAATTTCCAACTAGAACAACAACATTCATCTTTGAAGATGATTGTTTTTGCTTTGCATCCAGCTTAAAAACACCAGAGATTCAGAATTATCTTTTTCATTCTAATCAAATTCATTGCTAATTTATTCTATATAACTTTATGGGATGACTTCATTACATACAAAAAGCTTTGTGATAGATATTGCAAACTCCTCAAGCTTATACactaaatcatcaaaatcaataagtttttattatcttattcaTGGACTTTTTCTTTGTATTGAAGCAAAAGACCTTTTGAATTTGAACTTGTAATGAAACCTCTTCTTCTCGagagtcaataaaaaataattctatttaTTGACGTGGCTCCCTATCATGATCAAGATAACAATCACAATCTTGTTTATAATCCTAATATATTTTACCATTATATGGGCCAAACAAGATTTAATAGTCTGTTGATATTAATTGTGTTACAAACAACAAATCTTTCTTCATACCTAAGACATGATAAATATCTTGAAGATGTACCTCATCAGAGTTATAATAAGGTGTAATTGTCATCTTAC from Populus trichocarpa isolate Nisqually-1 chromosome 5, P.trichocarpa_v4.1, whole genome shotgun sequence includes these protein-coding regions:
- the LOC127905293 gene encoding probable RNA helicase SDE3, with the protein product MSGCLEFLKCVLCCVQEREEDPYVVLGSRSRNNSSDVGSSCFRSVERINDRFQSFYSRPYAPIYSDDLPASPSALTQSSSKLFPPSAPPWPEPPASSSNQSQSSRAPATVLSRPSPFQPVPSTTASKPSPDQATTLSFKSSLLPPPPSTSSSKSSHQDPIPAFHPSPSPKPLPSFLKPPTSSSNQSQSSRVPATVLSRPSPFPLVPSTTSSKPSPQATTLSFKSSPFPPPPSTSSSKSSHQDPNPAFHPSPSPKPLPSFLKPPASSSKPSPSSSKASPSSRPGPSSSSSKQPPSFKPTLSLASPNLINEQTKVSYSLVQKVMSPIYAVPKDIEDLIKRDIVPEVLNEMLSPSTYKDYFAALLYAEDFYIEKWSKFKLKNIALKLKDAAIIKKRGRNEYFGESHEKDNKTFVEFEIDSCREKRPFLLSRDFAFARPSSQKTEPYQGVIYRVVRSTIVLVEFGEDFLLQHHSTREYDVSFSFNRVCLKRAHQAIEAASDPSFKNFLFPNFVHRKSIPTSTPLHFINHKLDAYQRSAVHEILSFRGPPPYLVEGPLCSKEYSKQLSRIGLVVQEAVLQIYQSSSKHRILICAPINRTCDVLMQSLKIDIPESDMFRANAAFREIDGVPIDILTSCVYKRDCFTCPSIRELRKFRVILSTFVSSFRLHNEGIVAGHFSHIFLVNASSATEPEAMVALANLASENTAVIVTGAPGNHSGWVRSNIARENGLMTSYFERLRDSKPYWNSHPKFIMQLVDHPESKSVDSYSYAHESVSYD
- the LOC7486362 gene encoding dihydroorotate dehydrogenase (quinone), mitochondrial yields the protein MASRASRRLLKDFLLKRVTSTPVSSVRHFSSSSSSETAPKIPHFSKKGRLLTGATIGLVIAGGAYVSTVDEATFCGWLFNATKLVNPFFALLDAEFAHKLAVSAAARGWVPREKRPDPSVLGLEVWGRKFSNPIGLAAGFDKNAEAIDGLLGLGFGFVEVGSVTPVPQEGNPKPRIFRLRQEGAIINRCGFNSEGIVAVAKRLGAQHGKRKLDETSSASSTSNNDVKHGGKAGPGILGVNLGKNKTSEDAAADYVQGVHSLSQYSDYLVINVSSPNTPGLRMLQGRKQLKDLVKKVQAARDEMQWGEEGPPPLLVKIAPDLSKEDLEDIAAVALALRLDGLIISNTTISRPDSVNKSPVAEETGGLSGKPLLNLSTNILKEMFILTRGKIPLIGCGGVFSGEDAYKKVRAGATLVQLYTGFAYGGPALIPRIKAELAECLERDGFKSISEAVGADYR